The Nerophis ophidion isolate RoL-2023_Sa linkage group LG05, RoL_Noph_v1.0, whole genome shotgun sequence genomic interval CAAACAGCTTGATGAATCCCAGGCAGAGCGGCGAGAAGTCATGCTCCCAAATGACGACGGGGACGAGGAGTACCTTGCCGTAGCAGGACAGGAGAAGCGCTCGCAGGAGTACGCCAAGCTCCACGTCGGGACCCTTGAGGCGACCTGGCATCGCCCGGAGGAAACACAACACGCCGCCGCAGAACGCTGACAGCTCTGCATGGCGAAACACAATAAATACTTCAGCTAAAGTCTACTTATATCCGCTTCAACTGTCTTACCCAGTGCTGCTAAGGCAACCATGCCGTAGAATTCCCATTCCTTAGTGTACCTGATAATGTCAGCGGGGTCGCCGCTTGGCTCCGAACTGTGCAGCAAGGACCACCTGAGGTAGGCCTCGCACAGCACGCAGAACATGCACAGCTTCCAGTGGATCTAGAATAAGGAATCGTTCTTTCATTGATTATTAATGATAGTCCAAATTTGTGGTTAATGGGAAACTTTTTCCCTTGCATGATTGCTTTTGGCTACTTACATCCATGCTTGTGTTGAACAGAATGTGTCTGAACGCCTGCGTCTTGCACAAGATGGCATCAATCAATATGATAACTGGATCATATTCTATATATTTGTCCACTGGCTTCTGACATGATGCCTAAGGTAGAGAAATAACAGTTCAAAGACATAGATGTTCTTACAGTTATGCAGTCTGTACATCATTAAAACACTTTGATtttgtacacatactgtatagcAGAGCTTGAAATTGCATGTTTATGTAAAGTTAGAACATTTGAGACGTCAGATCGATACCAAAATGTACAGTATCGGTATATCTGAACAATAAGACTAATTGAATGATGTCATGGCTGACATATGCATTGGAATGATTGGAATGAAGAGATGGAGCTCTGAGATTCAGGTTCAAGAGTCTCCCTTTTTGTTtcggttaaagttaaagttaagttaaagtactaatgattgtcacacacacactaagtgtggtgaaatttgtcctctgcatttgacctatccccttgatcatcccctgggaggtgaggggagcagtgggcagcagcggtgctgcacccgggaatcatttttggtgatttaaaccccaatttcaaccctcgatgctgagtgccaagcagggaggcaatgggtcccatttttttttatagtctttggtatgactaggccggggtttgaactcataacctaccgatctcagggcggacactctaaccactaggctactgaATAGGTAAACAAGAAGTTAatcaattttaaaatatttttgcattttatttctTGGAATTAAGTTGACTGTTTTGCAGACACATTTTAGTTTCTTTCATCAGAGGTTATTTGA includes:
- the arv1 gene encoding protein ARV1 — its product is MGQADFRCIECNEKATELHRDYSNGILKITLCASCQKPVDKYIEYDPVIILIDAILCKTQAFRHILFNTSMDIHWKLCMFCVLCEAYLRWSLLHSSEPSGDPADIIRYTKEWEFYGMVALAALELSAFCGGVLCFLRAMPGRLKGPDVELGVLLRALLLSCYGKVLLVPVVIWEHDFSPLCLGFIKLFVLTSNSQAIRVILNCRRRLALSAIGVGLLLETSVIQACKWLAWSIQDTAMFD